AGAGgattagatataaaaataatagttgtaaGCTTATTGACGTAATGAAACATAAGTTTCCTAGTATTTACTtcaataactaaatatatttaaataacaaaataatgaagactgaacacataatacataaaacttattttattatgaagtttcAATAAATTCGTTTCGAAGGACCAAGAAGTTAAAAACTGTTGAAGCTTACtgaagttatttaaatgtaagctAATTGATTAAcggaataataatttaaaaaaatatttttaaacaaacaatatacattTAGTTGCATTTCCTTtcgtaattaatatttcaaagaaaaaaactaagttctttttttaattgtaaccGACGACTTGTatctaatatattatgtgatgaGAATCAATAAATCGTAAAAAGAGTTATATCATAAGACTTAGTTAACCTTTACTTAATAGGCACAGTTTAATTATATACTAAGTGATAAAGGTCCACAATCACTTTAATGATCTCGCAGGtatttcatataataattttaaattatttctatgaaTCAgcgtcataaaataaatatattgtgttaTATCGTTTCGTATTAGTTGTAAATTTCAAAAACTACGGCCACGAGAATAAATGTATATAgatatacaattaaaaaaaatactgatcatttattttgttcgacGCACAAATTCTAATATTCCTAAATCAAAACATTGTGTAACCGAGAtctaaatttagaattattgCACGACAGATTAATAGggtaaacacaaaaataatgaggCGGGCGCGCAAACTTTTACTTGCGAACTTTCAGCGGCAACTTCAGTGCTTCCTTCCGGCCAACCTTGCGTGCAttgcgcgggcggcgcggcgccgcagTACGCGCTCGACCGCCGCAGCGCCCGCACGCGCGCCACTCCGCTCCGCACCGACACGTGACTAGCGCGAACACGACTCGCAAAGGATTTCACTGACGGTGCATGTGCTTTAGTGACGGCTTCTCAGTGCTTTGAAGTGGAGCCACGGGCTACCGGCGCCGCTGGGCCCGTGATCGGCCCGAGCGGCGGTATGGAATCCCCGCAGATGTACGACGCGGCCGGCGCGCCTCCGCCGCCGCCCCAACCAGACCTCAAGAAGACCGTGGAGGACAAGAGACAGGCCTTCCCGCCGCCGGACCTAGACGAGCTCAATGGACAGGAAATTAGTTTGGATCTACAACACCTCATCGAGGACCAGTTCCGGAGTGAGGAGGGAATGGCCTTATTCCAGGAAATACTTCCTGGCGGCAAATCTCCTCAGCCGAGGTATAATAGGACGACGCTAGCGTACATGCCCCAGCCGGTGCACTCGGGGGCGTCTTACGCTCCCGTACAGACAAATCAGGGACACGAACAGGCACCTCCTATCAAGGAAGAGCCACCAGAACCACATGATTATCGAAGATCGGTGACATGTGCGCAATACACAGGCCAGTACAATCCTCAGCCGACAGTTAACGTAGGCGGCCCTTACGGCGGAGGGTTCACCCCGCTACCTCCTCTAGGAGCGCCTCTCCTCCCTCCGTTACTAAAACACAAGCCTGCACCTGTCAGACGCTCGTCAGGTAAAGTGCTGGACAAAGGCACAGACGAGTACAGAAGAAGGCGCGAGCGGAACAACATAGCCGTGAGGAAGTCCCGCGAGAAGGCTAAAGTGCGCTCTCGGGAAGTGGAGGAGAAGGTGAAGACGCTCCTGAGGGAGAAGGAGGTGTTACTAAAGAGGCTGGAGGCTGTGTCGGGAGAACTGAGCTTGCACAAGCAGATGTACGTGCATCTGATCAACCTGAACCACCCGGAGATCACGGAGCTGTGCCGATCCATGCTGCAGCTAGGCGCGCCGCAAGCGCCCGACCACACGCTCTGACCATAGGTAAGTGCACATGTGTGCGATCACTCGTGCCCGTGTTGTGTGCATCATGATTTTCTATGTGTGATTATTTTGGTGCGAGTATGAAAGCCATAAATCACTTGGtgtaaagaaaaaggtttttatgtgttttatgtGGGcgttacataatttgtttattgtaatggTTTTGTAGTGTCGTTGCAGTTCGCATTTCTTTTGATAGTGaacctattttaatattttgaacgttATTGAGAGTTAAAAACGAGTTCTTACGTGTATCTTTTTGTCATCTTATCTCTGCATTTCAATTTTGTGTAGGTGTCTTTGAATGTTCTCTAAATTCATGTAGTCGAACTTTCACTTCCCATAAACGTTCATTTCGTCGATcctaatttaaaacgaaatctAAATCCttcagtaaattatttaattgggtcaattattcaatttcattGAAAACTACTCTATCATTAGTTTAATTATCATTTGCAGCTTTAAGCTTTAAGTCACCCTTATTTTTACCTAATTACTAATGAACATTAggaataattattacatttttagcGTGTTCTTCGTTTAGAATGATAACTTGAGACTTCGTTATCTTTGTGCGTGATTCTTACGTCAAAGACCCAGTGggttaaattgttataaaaaaaaggtgTTTGGTTGGAACCAGCCTATGTTCAAGTGATCGATTGCAACTTATTTACGAGTATTGCGTAAATGTATGCTCTCACTTTCCTCGTGATTTCTTAATGATCATAAGTGCTTTAATATGATTAGTTAGGCGTATAACCAGTGccttagattttttattagtgttttgaGATGGtggaaggttttttttatcatttttatctaGGCCAGACACTTTTTACATTTGGCAAAACTCTCAACTTAAGACACTTAAAATTGATTCGGTAATATACGGTTAGTCTTTCTTATGTATTTTCTTGTCTAGATAATAAGCTCAAGCTTATTGCCTAGTATTGCAGTAAGTATGGTGTAACAGCCATGATGTATTACTAATTACGTAGTTGCTACTTTTTCTGCTTTAACGACAACTTTAGATAGCCTATAAAATCTATTGATTTATCACTCTAAGATGATTGACTTTAGAAATCAAtttaacgaatatttttttcaaactcaaCCTACCTAGAAAGTATGTCATTGTATTTTGcactttctttttcattttttttaatcctgttccattctaaaaaaatacatcctattttttttgtctttactgCTGCATTTTATGACTATCAATCTACAAAACCTATGCTACGCCTTTAAAGTTCTCATAGGGCTAAtcattgttttgtattgcaCTCGTAAACTAAGATTTCATTCACGTGTTTGTCAAACCATAATGTTatttctaaacttatttaattatgcaGTTAGTTCAATTGTTACGTATTgcacgtgatttttaataataaagtcaCGTTTCCTCTGATTCATTGTAAATatggaatgttttatttttctatgctTTCTTTCTTAAGGACTGCTTTGATCAAGAAAAGATACTAGGATATCATACGTGCCGATGTATCTGCAAGGATTTCTTTAGTCAGGACATTTTGTTGTAGGAAGTAGCTAAGTAACTTAAAGCTATGAAGTCCTGGTACTTAAGTTCCAGCCAAAGATTTAAGTTCGTCATGGATAtcctttgtttttgtaaaaagctTCTGTGAAAGGGTGCCACTTAGCCCAgttcgtttattttgttaattttacgaTGTGATCAAAATCACGCACtctattattatgttattgtgaCTCTTAACACAAGGGATTAAGGTTGAATATTAATTCTCATTGATAGTTGCACGCGCTTTGCAAGCCAAATAAAGTTACTGTCACTTTCGAAGCGACCATATGTCGGTATGTGATTAGGATACACTATGAGGTATGTTAGATTATTATCAACCTGACAAGTATATGTATATTCGTGTATCTTCACACAAGGAATCGGATTCTAAAACGCGACTTAAATAATGTAGACTCCTTTGATTTCATGGTGCCCTGGTAGATAACTTTGAATAAGTATCCTTATTTGGCTTTAAGGTCTGAGTCTACCCGTCGTTTTTATGACACCTTGTTTAATGAACGTCAGAAAGCTggaaaaagaacattaaaaatgtgtttattaaaattatcatttttttatcaaataaaataatatcacttcTAAGATTTTAGACATCAAAacaacatacaatatttataaatgacgtAAAAAccgtacttatttatttatatcaatacaaAGGCAATCATACTTCCTTTGAGACGGCCTTAACcctatatagatataaaaattgcTGTATTATGTAAGAGATAACATGAATATTTGCAAAGAAATTATCTTTGGCAAATGGCAATGGCCGGGGAATTGATAACGACCGATTAAACTTGCAATTTGTAGGTTTCGAATGTATGAATCAACAATTCTTTGTTATATCTACGTACCATCTATAAATATTTCCACGTAGAAAAATGAGAGCTCATTATATCTAAGAGAAttctcttcaattttttttcagtaggCATTATTATTGTAAGTAAGTAAAAATCCTACGAGCTGAGTGTCTGAAACGCCACTTTTTTAACTTTGGAagatttaagatataaataagtacATGAGTTATGAAATTAGTCTTAAAACCTAGTGCAGTTTCAGGGAAAAAAACACGTCTTACATTAGAACTTACTTAACTAAATGCTAATCACTTTTATGGTACCAGGCAAACATAATTTCCATTGATCTCATCACTCCACTTTGAGTAAGTCAAGTTGAGTGAGTAATTTTGAGTACATTGATAATCAAAAGAGGTTTATACCCTAGAACAGTTGCAGGCTGTTTTTATACGGTAGAAAGAAAGTGGGTAAGGTTCAAACGATGATAACTGTACTATCGCTAATAACTCAATGACACCACCTACTTATTTCATTTCGGTAGTGTTTATACAAGGACCGGTTCTCTTGGATACTAAGTTGATTTCCTCGCGACCTATATGATCCTGGTACTTAGTgcttattttattgcaaatctttagcctttaaaaatacaaatttgacCTGTATGCCTGAAATATGAATTATTCAAATActgaaaaagtaaaagtaacctaaaaaaatatccatatcaatggactcctaaaccacttaaccgattataataaagttcgcacaccatgtgcagttcgatccaacttgagagataggatagtttaaatctcaagctATAGCCGCAACCTAACCACGCGgactaagtcgcgggcaatagctagtcaaattatatatttttgtttaataaggGGGCAACTATAGATCCCTGTGGTATCCAATATGAATTAACAAATAGAACAATCAATTTTGT
The genomic region above belongs to Trichoplusia ni isolate ovarian cell line Hi5 chromosome 5, tn1, whole genome shotgun sequence and contains:
- the LOC113493754 gene encoding CCAAT/enhancer-binding protein-like gives rise to the protein MESPQMYDAAGAPPPPPQPDLKKTVEDKRQAFPPPDLDELNGQEISLDLQHLIEDQFRSEEGMALFQEILPGGKSPQPRYNRTTLAYMPQPVHSGASYAPVQTNQGHEQAPPIKEEPPEPHDYRRSVTCAQYTGQYNPQPTVNVGGPYGGGFTPLPPLGAPLLPPLLKHKPAPVRRSSGKVLDKGTDEYRRRRERNNIAVRKSREKAKVRSREVEEKVKTLLREKEVLLKRLEAVSGELSLHKQMYVHLINLNHPEITELCRSMLQLGAPQAPDHTL